In Streptomyces capitiformicae, one genomic interval encodes:
- a CDS encoding SpoIIE family protein phosphatase → MSGSDRRPAATDPLGEALAAAVHRTGARAGCLYLLDQADSVLCLVAMCGAPVETFRPWWRVRLASPGPTPDAVREDRLVWVSCQEEFTRRYPRAAAVTPYRLAFAVAPLRGVRHRWGALLLMWPSSRPARLALRERGRITSGARHITRILDETAPAPVIPDRPRFVAPHHADARQAPAELTAAHLVERLPLGALALDLGGRITFVNTAAAELLGRPTELLLGTQPWESLPWLDTVACMDAYRAAVTSREPFALTVLRPPAQWLDLRLHTDESGTSILVTPRRTADRPSEPTDARDALAGAPGRNRIHLLVYLAAALTETVSVRDVVDLVADQILPPFDAHGMIMSTVEANRIQIIGHQGYDPNVVEQFDGLPADADLTPAGRALATGLPSYFADRAELSRTHPEAPQISDKQAWAFLPLITSGRPIGCFVLAYDRPHRFTASERSILTPLAALIAQALDRARLYDAKHSLAHALQRTLLPPALPAVTGLDVAARYLPASHGIDIGGDFYDLIRLTDTTAAAIIGDVQGHDVTAAALMGQVRTAVHSHATAGATPDQVLARTDRDLNDLRASRFVSCLYAHIDLARHQVTLASAGHPPPLVRHPDNQAHTVDLDPGPPLGIGVGTPSYPLTALPLADGALLALYTDGLVEIPGTDIGRTTDDLAQHLGKASDLPLHDLVNSLVHRTRPANGHTDDIALLLLRPTSGA, encoded by the coding sequence GTGAGCGGGTCCGACCGTCGGCCGGCTGCGACTGATCCGCTGGGTGAGGCGCTGGCGGCGGCTGTGCACCGCACGGGTGCCCGGGCCGGGTGCCTCTATCTGCTGGATCAGGCGGACTCGGTGCTGTGCCTGGTCGCCATGTGCGGCGCGCCGGTCGAGACGTTCCGGCCGTGGTGGCGCGTGAGACTCGCCTCCCCCGGTCCGACGCCGGACGCGGTACGCGAGGACCGGCTCGTCTGGGTGAGCTGTCAGGAGGAGTTCACGCGCCGGTATCCACGCGCCGCGGCGGTCACCCCGTACCGACTGGCGTTCGCCGTCGCCCCCCTTCGAGGTGTCCGCCACCGCTGGGGTGCGCTGCTGCTGATGTGGCCGTCCAGCCGTCCGGCCCGGCTCGCCCTCCGCGAGCGGGGACGCATCACCTCCGGCGCCCGGCACATCACCCGGATCCTGGACGAGACCGCTCCGGCACCGGTCATCCCGGACCGGCCCCGCTTCGTCGCCCCGCACCACGCCGACGCACGGCAGGCGCCCGCGGAGCTCACCGCGGCCCACCTGGTCGAACGCCTTCCCCTCGGCGCCCTCGCCCTCGACCTGGGAGGCCGGATCACCTTCGTCAACACCGCTGCCGCGGAGCTGCTGGGCAGGCCCACGGAGCTGCTGCTGGGCACCCAGCCGTGGGAGTCACTGCCCTGGCTGGACACCGTCGCCTGCATGGACGCCTACCGCGCCGCCGTGACCAGCCGCGAGCCCTTCGCCCTGACCGTCCTGCGCCCGCCGGCGCAGTGGCTCGACCTCCGCCTCCACACCGACGAGAGCGGCACGAGCATCCTCGTCACCCCGCGCCGCACCGCCGACCGTCCGTCCGAGCCCACCGACGCGCGGGACGCCCTCGCCGGAGCTCCGGGCAGAAACCGCATCCACCTGCTGGTCTATCTGGCGGCGGCGCTGACCGAGACCGTAAGCGTCCGGGACGTCGTCGATCTGGTCGCCGACCAGATCCTTCCGCCCTTCGACGCCCACGGCATGATCATGTCCACCGTGGAAGCCAACCGCATACAGATCATCGGGCACCAGGGCTACGACCCGAACGTGGTCGAACAATTCGACGGCCTGCCCGCGGACGCCGACCTCACCCCCGCCGGACGTGCTCTGGCCACCGGCCTGCCTTCCTATTTCGCAGATCGCGCGGAGCTGTCCCGCACCCACCCCGAGGCGCCCCAGATCAGCGACAAACAGGCCTGGGCGTTCCTGCCGCTGATCACCTCCGGGCGCCCCATCGGCTGCTTCGTCCTCGCCTACGACCGCCCGCACCGCTTCACCGCCTCCGAGCGCTCCATCCTCACTCCGCTCGCCGCGCTGATCGCCCAGGCCCTGGACCGGGCCCGCCTCTACGACGCCAAGCACAGCCTCGCCCACGCGCTCCAGCGGACCCTCCTGCCCCCTGCCCTCCCCGCCGTGACCGGGCTCGACGTCGCCGCCCGCTATCTGCCCGCCAGCCACGGCATCGACATCGGCGGCGACTTCTACGACCTCATCCGCCTCACCGACACCACCGCGGCAGCGATCATCGGCGATGTGCAGGGCCACGACGTGACAGCCGCAGCCCTCATGGGCCAGGTCCGCACGGCTGTCCACTCCCACGCCACCGCCGGCGCCACGCCCGACCAGGTCCTCGCCCGCACCGACCGCGACCTGAACGACCTGCGTGCGAGTCGTTTCGTCTCCTGCCTCTACGCCCACATCGACCTCGCCCGCCATCAGGTGACCCTCGCCAGCGCCGGCCACCCGCCCCCGCTCGTGCGCCACCCCGACAACCAGGCCCATACCGTGGACCTCGACCCCGGCCCGCCCCTCGGGATCGGTGTGGGAACCCCCTCCTACCCCCTCACGGCCCTCCCCCTGGCCGACGGGGCCCTCCTCGCCCTCTACACGGACGGCCTCGTGGAGATCCCCGGCACCGACATCGGCCGGACCACGGACGACCTCGCACAACACCTCGGGAAAGCGAGCGACCTTCCCCTGCACGACCTCGTCAACAGCCTCGTCCACCGCACCCGACCCGCCAACGGGCACACCGACGACATCGCCCTGCTCCTGCTCCGGCCGACGAGCGGCGCCTGA
- a CDS encoding rhamnogalacturonan lyase B N-terminal domain-containing protein gives MSESTDRPAQRSQPALGRRGFVVGTAATAAGAALAGPLAGTARAAAFGYSDDGTNYVIDTGANLVFKVRKSNGDLSSLVYRGREYQGYGGMNSHIESGLGNSTVTIRQSGSTILVSVAYGTLRHYYAARSGENNIYVWTNKADTSVSATRFILRVRAGLFLNDEPDSYTYTNSTIEASDVFRKSDGQTRSKHFSKLRVMDYNYVGWSANGVGLWIVRSNHEKASGGPFYRSLLRHQSADGGGLYEILYYGQNQTEAQRFGLQGPYVIALTDGGAPSSSLFPGTLTTSWADSLGISGYVPASGRGRVAGVGITGRNTSYAYTVGLANSAAQYWGSARASDGYFSIPGILPGTYTLTVFKGELAVYTTSVSVSAGGTTTLNSIAIPSSNDPSNASAIWRINDWNGTPSGFKNADLMTYAHPSDVRAASWTGNVVIGSGSETSAFPCYLWKDVNSGLIVYFRLTAAQAAAAHTLRIGVTTAYANGRPQVVVNDTWTSAIPSPPTQPNTRSLTNGSYRGNNHTFTYSVPASAWLTDTSRYNILKINVVSGSGTTSYLSAGTAIDAIDLLA, from the coding sequence ATGTCCGAATCCACCGACAGACCGGCCCAGCGGTCCCAGCCGGCGCTGGGTCGTCGCGGCTTCGTCGTCGGCACCGCGGCCACCGCCGCCGGGGCCGCGCTCGCCGGACCGCTGGCCGGCACCGCCCGCGCGGCGGCCTTCGGCTACTCCGACGACGGCACCAACTACGTCATCGACACCGGCGCGAACCTGGTGTTCAAGGTCAGGAAGAGCAACGGCGACCTGTCGTCGCTCGTCTACCGGGGCAGGGAGTACCAGGGCTACGGCGGCATGAACTCGCACATCGAGTCCGGCCTCGGCAACTCCACGGTGACGATCCGGCAGTCCGGTTCGACGATCCTCGTCTCGGTCGCCTACGGCACGCTTCGGCACTACTACGCGGCCCGCAGCGGCGAGAACAACATCTACGTCTGGACGAACAAGGCCGACACCTCCGTCTCGGCGACCCGCTTCATCCTGCGGGTGAGGGCGGGCCTGTTCCTCAACGACGAGCCCGACTCCTACACGTACACGAACAGCACCATCGAGGCCTCGGACGTGTTCAGGAAGTCCGACGGCCAGACCCGCTCGAAGCACTTCTCGAAGCTCAGGGTCATGGACTACAACTACGTCGGCTGGTCGGCGAACGGCGTCGGCCTGTGGATCGTGCGCAGCAACCACGAGAAGGCCTCCGGCGGCCCCTTCTACCGCTCCCTGCTGCGCCATCAGAGCGCGGACGGCGGCGGCCTGTACGAGATCCTGTACTACGGCCAGAACCAGACCGAGGCCCAGCGCTTCGGCCTCCAGGGCCCGTACGTCATCGCCCTCACGGACGGCGGCGCGCCCTCCTCCTCGCTGTTCCCGGGCACGCTGACCACCTCGTGGGCGGACTCGCTGGGCATCTCCGGATACGTGCCCGCGAGCGGCCGGGGCCGGGTCGCGGGCGTCGGCATCACCGGCCGCAACACGTCGTACGCGTACACGGTCGGACTCGCCAACTCGGCCGCACAGTACTGGGGTTCGGCTCGGGCGTCGGACGGCTACTTCTCCATCCCGGGGATCCTGCCGGGGACGTACACGCTCACGGTCTTCAAGGGCGAGCTGGCCGTGTACACGACCTCGGTGTCGGTCAGTGCGGGCGGTACGACGACGCTGAACTCGATCGCGATCCCGTCGTCCAACGACCCGTCCAACGCGAGCGCGATCTGGCGGATCAACGACTGGAACGGCACGCCCAGCGGCTTCAAGAACGCCGACCTGATGACGTACGCGCACCCGTCGGACGTCAGGGCCGCGTCCTGGACCGGGAACGTGGTGATCGGCAGCGGCAGCGAGACCTCGGCCTTCCCCTGCTACCTCTGGAAGGACGTCAACAGCGGTCTGATCGTCTACTTCAGGCTGACCGCGGCCCAGGCCGCCGCCGCGCACACCCTGCGGATCGGCGTGACGACGGCCTACGCCAACGGCCGGCCGCAGGTCGTCGTGAACGACACCTGGACCTCGGCCATCCCCTCCCCGCCCACCCAGCCGAACACCCGCTCGCTGACGAACGGGTCCTACCGGGGCAACAACCACACGTTCACCTACAGCGTCCCGGCGTCCGCCTGGCTGACGGACACGAGCCGGTACAACATCCTGAAGATCAACGTGGTGAGCGGTTCGGGGACGACCTCCTACCTCAGCGCCGGCACGGCGATCGACGCGATCGACCTGCTGGCGTGA
- a CDS encoding DUF2264 domain-containing protein: MPPEDRTLSPYTGYTRAHWEAAADSLLAAVEPYATEDGALYQLPGDRTSWSGRLSDGLEGYARTLLLAAFRRDDKALARYADGLAAGVSGVWPRIEDRSQPLVEAASIAFALRLTRPLLWDRLDDSVRQRAVAWLGDALTAEPWPCNWELFPVTVGGFLEEIGHEPESARRVIDHRLDRIEQWYLGDGWYTDGDGRKFDYYNGWAMHLYPVLHAWLANDERLLELYGGRLSRHLEDYARLFGGDGAPLHQGRSLTYRFATTVPLWLGALTGRTSLSPGQTRRLASGALKYFLDRGAVDDRGLLSLGWHGPDSAVLQGYSGPASPYWASKGFLGLLLPPDHAVWTATEEAGPVERGDEVRPVGPPNWLLQSTSSDGIVRLHNHGSEDVRYDPFYTRLAYSTVTEPVPLAEPSGSYDNSVIVGGDASRTDIEPLGVGDGWAASRHTVGEGVRVTSVVLARGAVEVRAHLVAGAEPGTEVRVTGWATGVPQARGRDGVRADLLPVVGLDDDLTGVTADGDTLFVALARLTADPDPRPLADLASVRAEGTELCVTWADGSKSRFRWERAEG; this comes from the coding sequence ATGCCCCCCGAGGACCGCACCCTCAGCCCGTACACCGGCTACACCCGCGCCCACTGGGAGGCCGCCGCCGACTCGCTGCTGGCGGCGGTGGAGCCGTACGCCACCGAAGACGGCGCCCTGTACCAACTGCCCGGCGACCGCACGAGCTGGTCGGGCAGGCTGTCGGACGGCCTGGAGGGATACGCCCGTACGTTGCTGCTGGCCGCCTTCCGCCGGGACGATAAGGCGCTCGCACGGTACGCGGACGGTCTCGCGGCCGGCGTGTCCGGCGTCTGGCCGCGCATCGAGGACCGCAGCCAGCCCCTGGTGGAGGCCGCGTCCATCGCCTTCGCCCTGCGCCTGACCCGCCCGCTGCTGTGGGACCGCCTCGACGACTCCGTACGGCAGCGCGCCGTGGCATGGCTCGGGGACGCGCTCACCGCCGAACCGTGGCCCTGCAACTGGGAGTTGTTCCCGGTGACCGTCGGCGGCTTCCTCGAAGAGATCGGCCACGAACCGGAGTCGGCGCGCCGGGTGATCGACCACCGCCTCGACCGCATCGAGCAGTGGTACCTGGGCGACGGCTGGTACACCGACGGCGACGGCCGCAAGTTCGACTACTACAACGGCTGGGCGATGCACCTGTACCCGGTGCTGCACGCCTGGCTCGCCAACGACGAGCGGCTGCTGGAGCTGTACGGCGGTCGGCTCTCCCGCCATCTCGAGGACTACGCCCGCCTGTTCGGCGGCGACGGCGCCCCCCTGCACCAGGGCCGCTCCCTGACGTACCGCTTCGCGACGACGGTCCCGCTGTGGCTGGGTGCGCTGACGGGCCGTACCTCTCTGTCTCCGGGGCAGACGCGACGGCTGGCCTCCGGCGCGCTGAAGTACTTCCTCGACCGGGGCGCGGTCGACGACCGGGGCCTGCTCTCACTGGGCTGGCACGGTCCCGACTCGGCTGTTCTGCAAGGCTATTCGGGCCCGGCCTCCCCGTACTGGGCCAGCAAGGGCTTCCTCGGCCTGCTGCTGCCGCCGGACCACGCGGTGTGGACGGCGACGGAGGAGGCGGGGCCGGTGGAACGGGGGGACGAGGTGCGCCCGGTGGGCCCGCCCAACTGGCTCCTCCAGTCGACGAGTTCGGACGGCATCGTCCGCCTCCACAACCACGGCAGCGAGGACGTCCGCTACGACCCGTTCTACACGCGGCTCGCGTACTCGACGGTGACGGAGCCCGTGCCCTTGGCCGAGCCTTCGGGGTCGTACGACAACAGCGTGATCGTCGGCGGCGACGCGAGCCGTACGGACATCGAGCCGCTGGGCGTGGGCGACGGGTGGGCGGCCTCCCGGCACACGGTGGGCGAGGGGGTGCGCGTGACCAGTGTCGTGCTCGCGCGGGGGGCCGTGGAAGTGCGCGCCCATCTGGTCGCGGGGGCGGAGCCGGGGACCGAGGTGCGGGTGACCGGGTGGGCGACGGGGGTCCCACAGGCGCGGGGGAGGGACGGTGTCCGAGCCGACCTCCTGCCGGTCGTCGGCCTCGACGACGACCTCACCGGCGTCACCGCCGACGGCGACACCCTCTTCGTCGCCTTGGCCCGCCTCACCGCCGACCCGGATCCCCGCCCGCTCGCGGACTTGGCGTCCGTGCGTGCGGAGGGGACGGAACTATGTGTGACCTGGGCGGACGGCTCCAAGTCGCGGTTCCGGTGGGAGCGCGCAGAGGGCTGA
- a CDS encoding rhamnogalacturonan acetylesterase translates to MRRFTVAALTAATVGTVLTAVPAQAHQGRPPGLGLENCTANVCRFDVAPGTYDVTVRLGGDSAASTRVTGETRRSLLPETATAAGERVTRSFTVDVRTPEGEPTGADGTPGLDLVIGGSAPALSDIGVTPARRARQIFLVGDSTVCDQPGDPYSGWGQQLPQYLRKGLSVANYADSGESTVSYLADSRLWATLQPQIRRGDLVLIQLAHNDKQTDEATYRANLETLVAGVREKGGRPVLVTPIVRRWFNADGTLNNNTALLVNGLGVDHPAVTRSVAAAHDVPRIDLTAKTKALVESLGTEDSKALYLYNEKRDNTHTSVHGATVYADLVRDELVAQGLVPEGRTRVG, encoded by the coding sequence ATGAGACGTTTCACCGTCGCCGCGCTGACGGCGGCGACCGTGGGCACCGTCCTCACGGCCGTACCCGCCCAGGCGCACCAGGGTCGGCCCCCCGGGCTGGGCCTGGAGAACTGCACCGCGAACGTCTGCCGCTTCGACGTCGCGCCCGGCACGTACGACGTCACGGTCCGCCTCGGCGGCGACAGCGCGGCGAGCACACGTGTCACCGGTGAGACCCGGCGGTCGCTGCTGCCCGAGACGGCCACCGCGGCCGGGGAGCGGGTGACCCGCAGCTTCACCGTCGACGTACGCACCCCCGAAGGCGAACCGACCGGCGCCGACGGCACCCCCGGACTCGACCTCGTCATCGGCGGCTCGGCGCCCGCGCTGTCCGACATCGGCGTGACCCCGGCCCGACGCGCCCGCCAGATCTTCCTGGTCGGCGACTCCACGGTCTGCGACCAGCCCGGCGACCCCTACTCCGGCTGGGGCCAGCAGCTCCCGCAGTACCTCCGCAAGGGCCTCTCCGTCGCCAACTACGCCGACTCCGGCGAGAGCACCGTGTCGTACCTCGCCGACTCCCGCCTGTGGGCCACCCTCCAGCCGCAGATCCGCCGCGGCGACCTGGTCCTCATCCAGCTGGCCCACAACGACAAGCAGACCGACGAGGCCACCTACCGCGCGAACCTGGAGACCCTGGTCGCGGGCGTCCGCGAGAAGGGCGGCAGGCCGGTCCTGGTCACCCCGATCGTGCGCCGCTGGTTCAACGCGGACGGCACCCTGAACAACAACACGGCCCTGCTGGTCAACGGCCTCGGCGTCGACCACCCGGCGGTCACCCGCTCGGTCGCGGCCGCCCACGACGTCCCGCGCATCGACCTCACCGCCAAGACCAAGGCGCTGGTCGAGTCCCTGGGCACCGAAGACTCCAAGGCGCTCTACCTCTACAACGAGAAGCGCGACAACACCCACACCTCCGTGCACGGCGCCACGGTCTACGCCGACCTCGTCCGCGACGAACTCGTCGCGCAGGGTCTGGTCCCGGAGGGCAGGACCAGGGTGGGATGA